The window TGCAGGTCGGCGACTGGCTGCAGCTCGCCGCCACCGACGGCCATTTCGCCCCGGCCAAGGTGTCGTGGATCAGCCCGATCTCTTCGCGCCTGCTGCTGGTGAACCGGCGCGGAATCCGCGTGCTGGTCGCCTCGGTCGAGGAACTGGCGGTGATGGCGAAGCTGGGCAAGGTGGCGCTGCGCGAAGGCGAGAACGCGTTCGAGGATGCGATGCACCAGGTGGTGGGGCGTTTGCAGAGCGTGTCGGAGCGCGTGTAGCGCGGACACGTTCCGCGCCACGCGCGGCGTTTCGCGTTGTTTCGAGACGGCGGGGCTGGTCCCCGCCGCTTCGCGTTCGGGCTTGCCGCTGTCGCGGCTGCCGGCTAGCCTGCGCGCATGGATGCGCATCCTCCCGTTCGACTGTTGATCCACGGCGCCACCGGCAGGATGGGGCAGGCATTGCTGCGCCTGTGTCGCGAGGAAACCACCGGCTGCGAGGTCGTGGCGGCGGTGGCGCGGCGGGTGGATACGCGCGTGGTCGACGGCGTGCCGCGGTTCACCGCGGCCGAGCTGTCCGGCGTGCCGGCGTTCGACGTTGCCATCGACTTCAGCCTGCCGGAAGGCTTCGACGCCATCCTCGCCCTGTGCGTCGCCCGCGGCACAGCGCTGGTGTCCGGTACCACCGGCCTGTCCGATGCGCAGAAGGCTGCGCTGGATGCCGCATCGACCACCATCCCGCTGGCCTGGGCCAGCAACTTCAGCCTCGGCGTGGCGGTGCTGCACGATCTGGTCGAGCGCGCGGCGAAGCTGTTGCCCGGCTGGGACTGCGACATCGTCGAAGCCCACCACACCCGCAAGCTGGATGCGCCCTCGGGCACCGCGCTGACGCTGGGCACGGCGGCGCAGGCGGGCGGGGCGGACCCGCATTACGCCTCGATCCGCGCCGGCGACATCGTCGGCGAGCATCTGGTGCAATTCGCCGCCGCCGGCGAGCGCATCGAGCTGGTCCACCGCGCCACCAACCGCGACATCTTCGCGCGCGGCGCGCTGCACGCCGCT is drawn from Thermomonas brevis and contains these coding sequences:
- a CDS encoding 4-hydroxy-tetrahydrodipicolinate reductase, with translation MGQALLRLCREETTGCEVVAAVARRVDTRVVDGVPRFTAAELSGVPAFDVAIDFSLPEGFDAILALCVARGTALVSGTTGLSDAQKAALDAASTTIPLAWASNFSLGVAVLHDLVERAAKLLPGWDCDIVEAHHTRKLDAPSGTALTLGTAAQAGGADPHYASIRAGDIVGEHLVQFAAAGERIELVHRATNRDIFARGALHAAARLNARAPGRYRVADLL